A genomic stretch from Glaciecola nitratireducens FR1064 includes:
- the glpE gene encoding thiosulfate sulfurtransferase GlpE, whose product MEQFAHISVQDTKAKIDAGAAKIVDIRDGQSFGQAHIPGAFHLNNDSIQRFIDANDFNTPVIVVCYHGHSSQQAAQYMLHQGFEEVYSMDGGFELWRTQFPSQTGIDTNDASGSNS is encoded by the coding sequence ATGGAACAATTTGCACATATTTCAGTACAAGATACGAAAGCTAAGATAGATGCAGGTGCAGCTAAAATTGTAGATATTCGAGACGGTCAATCCTTTGGGCAAGCTCATATTCCCGGAGCGTTTCATTTGAATAATGACAGTATCCAGCGTTTTATAGATGCGAATGACTTCAACACGCCGGTTATTGTGGTTTGTTATCATGGTCACAGCAGTCAGCAGGCCGCTCAATATATGTTGCATCAGGGCTTTGAAGAAGTGTACAGCATGGACGGCGGTTTTGAACTTTGGCGAACACAGTTTCCATCGCAAACTGGCATTGATACGAATGATGCTTCGGGAAGTAATTCTTGA
- the kbl gene encoding glycine C-acetyltransferase: MSQGFISHIQAQLDAAKSDGLYKKERIITSQQQADITVTNNEHVINFCANNYLGLANHPDLIAAAKAGLDSHGFGVASVRFICGTQDIHKQLEQKISEFLGTEDTILYPSCFDANGGLFETVLEADDAVISDALNHASIIDGVRLSKAKRYRYASNDMQALEEQLIQATKDGARFKLIATDGVFSMDGVIADLKGICDLADKYDAMVMVDDCHATGFVGENGRGSHEYCDVMGRVDILTGTLGKALGGASGGYTSGKKEVVEWLRQRSRPYLFSNSVAPPIVTASLKVFDMMANGKGLRDALIRNSVHFRTRMEDAGFTLSGKDHAIIPVMLGDAKLASDMADKMLARGIYVVGFSFPVVPKGKARIRTQMSAAHSIAHIDKAVDAFIEVGKELGVI, translated from the coding sequence ATGTCGCAAGGTTTCATTTCACACATTCAAGCTCAATTAGACGCCGCGAAAAGCGACGGTCTTTACAAAAAAGAGCGCATCATTACATCGCAACAGCAAGCCGATATAACGGTAACGAACAATGAACATGTCATCAATTTTTGTGCGAATAATTATTTAGGACTGGCTAATCATCCTGACTTGATTGCCGCTGCAAAAGCAGGCTTAGACTCACACGGCTTTGGCGTTGCTTCGGTTCGTTTTATCTGCGGCACCCAAGATATTCACAAACAGTTGGAACAAAAAATTAGCGAGTTTTTGGGTACGGAGGACACCATTCTTTATCCATCTTGCTTTGACGCGAACGGTGGCTTGTTTGAAACGGTTTTAGAAGCAGACGATGCCGTTATTTCTGATGCGTTGAACCATGCGAGTATTATCGATGGCGTTCGTTTGAGTAAGGCAAAGCGCTATCGCTATGCAAGTAATGATATGCAAGCGTTGGAAGAGCAACTGATACAAGCAACGAAAGACGGTGCAAGATTTAAGCTGATTGCTACAGACGGTGTTTTCTCGATGGACGGCGTTATTGCTGACCTCAAAGGCATCTGTGATTTAGCAGACAAATACGATGCGATGGTCATGGTTGATGATTGCCACGCAACCGGGTTCGTTGGTGAAAATGGTCGTGGAAGCCATGAATATTGTGATGTTATGGGGCGCGTTGATATTCTCACCGGCACGCTAGGCAAAGCATTAGGCGGCGCTTCAGGCGGCTACACTTCAGGTAAAAAAGAGGTGGTCGAATGGTTGCGTCAGCGCTCAAGACCTTACCTTTTCTCTAACTCAGTTGCGCCTCCTATTGTCACGGCATCTCTGAAAGTATTTGACATGATGGCTAATGGTAAAGGGCTTCGTGATGCCTTAATTCGTAACTCAGTGCATTTTAGAACGCGCATGGAAGATGCTGGCTTTACCTTATCGGGCAAAGACCACGCAATTATTCCTGTTATGTTAGGCGACGCTAAGCTTGCTAGTGACATGGCGGACAAAATGTTGGCACGTGGCATTTATGTCGTCGGTTTTTCATTCCCTGTTGTACCTAAAGGCAAGGCACGCATTCGCACACAAATGTCGGCGGCACACAGTATTGCGCATATCGATAAAGCGGTTGATGCTTTCATTGAAGTGGGCAAAGAGCTAGGAGTTATTTAA
- a CDS encoding glycosyltransferase family 9 protein, whose amino-acid sequence MSQAFQLCILRLSAIGDVCHAVAMVTRIRKHRPDIKITWIIGKIEHQLLKGMPGVEFIVYDKKGGKEAKEAVKQALAGRVFDAMFVMQVALRANLLSSVVKAKRRIGFDWARSKEGHWLFTNERIEAVKYAHVLEGFMGFADKLGIPKDDALQWDMPLDDEDKEWAKSQTESLGKYAVISPAASKAERNWTVHGYVAAAQHLIQKGYKIVLCGGPGPLDLAISEKIMQTPDIIALNLVGKTSLKQMLAVLADASLVIAPDTGPAHMATTVGTPVVGLYAHSNFRRTGPYLSQECVASVYDVQIKGQKGKEWVYLPWGARAKGKDLMTYLLVQTVLKKIDRALGELDTE is encoded by the coding sequence TTGAGCCAAGCTTTTCAACTTTGCATTTTACGCTTATCAGCAATTGGTGATGTTTGCCATGCAGTCGCGATGGTGACGCGCATTCGCAAACATCGGCCTGACATTAAAATTACGTGGATTATCGGAAAAATAGAGCATCAACTGCTGAAAGGTATGCCGGGCGTTGAATTTATTGTGTACGACAAAAAAGGCGGTAAAGAAGCGAAAGAAGCGGTCAAGCAAGCGCTTGCTGGGCGTGTTTTTGATGCCATGTTTGTCATGCAGGTGGCGTTGCGCGCTAACTTGCTGTCTAGTGTCGTCAAAGCGAAGCGTCGAATAGGTTTTGACTGGGCTCGCAGTAAAGAAGGACACTGGTTATTTACCAATGAACGTATTGAAGCGGTAAAGTATGCCCATGTGCTGGAAGGGTTTATGGGGTTTGCTGATAAGTTAGGTATTCCCAAAGACGACGCCTTACAGTGGGACATGCCGCTTGATGACGAGGATAAGGAATGGGCAAAAAGCCAAACTGAATCTTTAGGTAAGTATGCAGTTATCAGTCCGGCAGCATCGAAGGCAGAACGAAACTGGACTGTTCACGGTTATGTGGCCGCTGCCCAGCATTTGATACAAAAAGGCTATAAAATTGTTCTTTGCGGTGGTCCTGGGCCCTTAGACTTGGCAATTTCAGAGAAAATAATGCAAACGCCCGATATTATCGCATTGAACTTGGTAGGCAAAACCAGTCTAAAGCAAATGCTAGCGGTATTAGCAGACGCATCGTTAGTGATAGCGCCAGATACAGGCCCCGCGCACATGGCAACAACAGTGGGAACGCCTGTGGTTGGTTTGTATGCGCATAGTAATTTTCGGCGCACGGGCCCTTATCTATCTCAAGAATGCGTAGCTTCGGTTTACGATGTTCAAATAAAAGGCCAGAAAGGCAAAGAGTGGGTTTATCTTCCTTGGGGTGCGAGAGCGAAGGGTAAAGATTTAATGACGTATTTACTGGTCCAAACTGTACTGAAAAAGATTGATCGGGCGCTCGGTGAACTAGACACTGAGTAA
- the rep gene encoding DNA helicase Rep, with translation MRLNDAQQEAVEYVSGPCLVLAGAGSGKTRVITNKIAYLVRECGYKARQIAAVTFTNKAAREMKERVGQTLGKAEARGLKVSTFHTLGLSIIKKHVLQLGYKAGFSLFDDKDSMSLIRDLTEAEYDGDKELLSALQSQISNWKNDLIMPEAALKLARGDSEVEQAKYYVEYASHLKAYNALDFDDLILLPTLLLKTNDAVREKWQSMLKYLLVDEYQDTNTSQYELVRLLVGPRARFTVVGDDDQSIYSWRGARPQNLVLLQKDFPSLRLIKLEQNYRSSGRILHNANILIQNNPHVYDKRLFSELAYGEKLKVVVAKNEEHEAEKVVAELMAHRFMNNTGYGDYAILYRGNHQSRLFEKVLMTNRIPYKISGGTSFFGRTEVKDVMAYLRLLVNQDDDNALLRVINTPSRGIGRATLEKVGHFSNANKTGLFEACCHSGLNSILGAKAYQSIEQFSRWVVEAADNAHRGDTIAVLRDFIKAMGYEEWLYEQSTSPKAAEMAMANVSTLFGWVDSMLKGDELEPPMSLSEIVNRLILRDMMERGEDDAEADQVQLMTLHASKGLEFPYVFMVGMEEGLLPHQSSIDEDNVDEERRLAYVGITRAQKELVFSIARERRQFGEIIQPEPSRFLYELPQDDVEWEFQKKKPTADERKEKGAKGIANLRDLL, from the coding sequence ATGCGCTTAAATGACGCCCAACAAGAAGCCGTTGAATATGTATCGGGTCCATGCCTAGTGCTCGCAGGCGCAGGCAGCGGTAAAACACGCGTTATTACCAATAAAATAGCCTACTTAGTGCGAGAGTGCGGTTATAAAGCGAGGCAAATTGCAGCAGTTACGTTTACTAACAAAGCTGCGCGAGAAATGAAGGAGCGGGTTGGGCAAACGCTTGGCAAAGCCGAAGCTCGTGGTTTGAAAGTGTCGACATTCCACACGCTTGGACTAAGTATTATCAAAAAACATGTTTTGCAGCTTGGCTATAAAGCGGGCTTTTCATTGTTCGATGACAAAGATTCAATGAGTTTAATACGCGACCTTACCGAAGCTGAATACGATGGTGACAAAGAATTACTGTCTGCATTGCAGTCGCAAATTTCCAATTGGAAGAACGATTTGATCATGCCAGAAGCTGCATTGAAACTGGCTCGCGGTGATAGCGAAGTTGAACAAGCAAAATACTACGTAGAATATGCATCTCACTTAAAAGCCTACAATGCCTTAGATTTCGATGACCTTATTTTATTGCCCACCTTGCTATTGAAAACCAATGATGCGGTGCGCGAAAAGTGGCAAAGTATGCTCAAATACCTGCTAGTGGATGAATACCAAGACACCAACACTAGCCAATACGAATTGGTCCGCTTGTTAGTTGGACCGCGCGCCAGATTTACCGTGGTAGGGGACGACGACCAATCGATTTATTCATGGCGTGGAGCGCGGCCACAAAACTTAGTGTTGTTACAAAAAGACTTTCCAAGCTTGCGCTTAATAAAGCTCGAACAAAACTATCGTTCGTCAGGCCGGATACTGCACAACGCCAATATCCTTATTCAAAACAATCCGCATGTGTATGATAAACGCCTATTTAGTGAATTGGCCTACGGTGAAAAGCTTAAAGTAGTCGTCGCTAAAAATGAGGAACATGAAGCTGAAAAAGTGGTAGCTGAACTAATGGCTCACCGCTTTATGAACAATACAGGTTATGGCGATTACGCAATTTTGTATCGTGGCAATCACCAATCGCGTTTGTTCGAAAAAGTCTTAATGACCAACCGTATTCCCTATAAAATCAGTGGCGGCACGTCATTTTTCGGCCGCACAGAAGTCAAAGATGTGATGGCGTACTTACGCTTATTAGTTAATCAAGACGATGATAATGCGCTGTTGAGAGTCATTAATACACCTTCTCGTGGAATTGGGAGGGCAACATTGGAAAAGGTGGGGCATTTCTCAAACGCCAATAAAACGGGTTTATTTGAAGCTTGTTGCCACAGCGGCTTAAATAGTATTTTGGGCGCAAAAGCCTATCAATCAATTGAACAGTTTTCCCGCTGGGTTGTTGAGGCGGCGGACAACGCTCACCGCGGAGACACAATTGCAGTGCTGCGTGATTTTATCAAAGCCATGGGTTACGAAGAATGGTTATATGAGCAGAGTACAAGTCCAAAAGCGGCAGAAATGGCGATGGCTAACGTGAGTACTTTGTTTGGTTGGGTTGACAGCATGCTGAAGGGCGATGAACTAGAGCCTCCAATGAGCTTGTCTGAAATAGTGAATCGACTGATTTTACGCGACATGATGGAGCGCGGTGAAGATGACGCTGAGGCGGACCAAGTGCAATTAATGACGCTGCATGCATCCAAGGGTCTCGAGTTTCCATATGTCTTTATGGTGGGCATGGAAGAGGGCTTATTGCCACACCAAAGCAGCATTGATGAAGACAATGTAGATGAAGAACGACGTTTGGCTTACGTTGGTATTACACGGGCACAAAAAGAGCTGGTGTTTAGTATTGCCAGAGAGCGTCGTCAATTCGGTGAAATCATCCAACCGGAACCTTCTCGATTCCTATATGAGTTGCCACAAGATGATGTGGAATGGGAGTTTCAAAAGAAAAAACCGACGGCTGATGAAAGAAAAGAAAAAGGCGCTAAAGGGATTGCGAATTTGCGAGATCTTTTATAA
- the glpG gene encoding rhomboid family intramembrane serine protease GlpG encodes MSDLGKGEDQTGGKVGTPILAFSDKKPARLLANYLISASIDVHIVKGKPEAQEHRLISNSDDAGEKLHYQIVVLDSNDVPKALKIAEDFVSNPNQGKYQQAAWEVGSSFQEPKPAVKRSTKNNSGSAPWIQDLKSTPFMSLVLFICLGVFLLSYLGAFNYILQALTIRSLDELAQSNQWWRLFTPAFIHFGVIHIVFNLIWWWVLGSQLERSFGSISLAVIFAIAAISSNVAQLLVSGPNFGGLSGVVYALFGYVWWIGWLRPSWGIGLPNSLVYFLLAWLALGYLEILWVNMANEAHLFGLISGCLMALATHQLAGKKRPHS; translated from the coding sequence TTGAGTGATTTAGGCAAAGGAGAAGACCAAACAGGGGGTAAAGTAGGTACGCCAATTTTAGCCTTCTCTGATAAAAAGCCGGCGCGATTGCTGGCAAATTACCTTATCAGTGCCAGCATTGATGTCCATATTGTTAAGGGAAAGCCGGAAGCTCAAGAACATAGGCTTATTAGCAATAGTGACGATGCTGGTGAAAAGCTTCACTATCAAATAGTCGTGCTCGACTCAAATGATGTGCCCAAAGCGCTAAAAATAGCCGAAGATTTTGTGTCAAACCCCAATCAAGGTAAGTACCAACAGGCAGCATGGGAAGTAGGGTCATCTTTTCAGGAGCCGAAACCAGCAGTAAAGCGCTCTACAAAAAATAACTCAGGTTCAGCGCCATGGATACAAGATTTGAAATCTACCCCCTTTATGTCACTGGTGTTGTTTATTTGTTTGGGGGTTTTTCTTCTTAGCTATCTTGGTGCGTTCAATTATATTCTGCAGGCTTTGACTATTCGCAGCTTGGACGAACTTGCACAAAGCAATCAGTGGTGGCGGCTGTTTACACCTGCCTTCATACATTTTGGTGTTATCCACATTGTTTTTAATCTAATTTGGTGGTGGGTATTGGGTTCACAGTTGGAGCGAAGCTTTGGGTCCATCTCGCTAGCTGTGATATTTGCGATTGCCGCCATTAGCTCCAACGTTGCGCAGCTTCTTGTCTCTGGCCCAAATTTTGGCGGCTTATCTGGTGTCGTATACGCATTATTTGGCTATGTATGGTGGATAGGCTGGTTGCGCCCAAGTTGGGGGATTGGCTTGCCCAATAGTCTAGTGTATTTTTTGCTGGCTTGGTTAGCCCTCGGCTACCTAGAAATACTATGGGTTAATATGGCAAATGAAGCGCATTTATTCGGTTTAATATCGGGGTGCTTGATGGCTCTCGCCACGCATCAGCTAGCGGGGAAAAAGCGCCCACACAGCTAG
- the ubiA gene encoding 4-hydroxybenzoate octaprenyltransferase, with the protein MLLNWENKGAYWRLMRVDKPIGIYLLLWPTVWGLLWAAEGLPPLHICLIFVMGVVLMRSAGCVINDYADRKVDGAVERTQARPIVSGEVEPKEALQLFYLLVASAFVLVLFLNTKTIILSIGALFLASLYPFMKRYTYFPQVILGAAFGWSIPMAFMATLGELPAWLWLIYIANLTWTVAYDTAYAMVDREDDIAIGVKSTAILFGRFDVTIIVLLNIATLVLLAYVGWLTNLHSLFYLGLAAAAVMFAYQFTLIKTRQRDACFAAFLHNHWVGLSIAIGLAFGVLL; encoded by the coding sequence ATGTTGCTAAATTGGGAAAATAAAGGCGCCTATTGGCGCTTAATGCGAGTTGATAAACCCATCGGTATTTATTTACTGTTGTGGCCAACCGTGTGGGGTTTGCTTTGGGCAGCAGAAGGTCTGCCACCTTTACATATCTGCCTTATTTTTGTGATGGGCGTTGTCCTCATGCGCTCCGCGGGTTGCGTAATAAATGACTACGCCGATAGAAAGGTTGATGGTGCAGTAGAGCGCACACAAGCAAGGCCAATTGTTTCAGGTGAGGTTGAACCGAAAGAAGCGCTTCAGTTATTCTATTTATTGGTCGCTAGCGCTTTTGTTTTAGTCTTATTCTTAAATACAAAGACCATCATATTATCCATTGGCGCTTTATTTCTGGCGAGCCTTTATCCCTTTATGAAGCGCTATACTTATTTCCCTCAGGTGATATTAGGCGCCGCATTTGGTTGGTCTATACCGATGGCTTTTATGGCCACACTAGGCGAATTGCCGGCATGGCTTTGGCTGATTTACATCGCAAACTTAACCTGGACAGTGGCTTACGATACCGCATATGCAATGGTCGATAGGGAAGATGATATAGCGATAGGCGTTAAGTCTACCGCTATTCTCTTTGGTCGCTTTGACGTGACCATCATTGTCTTATTAAACATAGCGACGCTGGTGCTGCTAGCCTACGTAGGATGGTTGACTAACTTGCATTCACTTTTTTATCTAGGCTTAGCGGCAGCTGCTGTGATGTTTGCTTACCAGTTTACACTAATAAAAACACGCCAAAGAGACGCCTGTTTTGCAGCCTTTTTGCACAACCATTGGGTAGGCTTGAGTATTGCCATTGGCTTGGCGTTTGGCGTACTGCTATAG
- the tdh gene encoding L-threonine 3-dehydrogenase — MKSLAKLHREPGIWMTDNPVPEIGPNDLMIKIRKTAICGTDMHIFNWDEWSQQTIPVPMIVGHEYVGEVVEIGQEVAGFKLGDRVSGEGHITCGHCRNCRAGRRHLCRNTTGVGVNRQGSFAEYLVLPAFNAFKIPANISDDMAAIFDPFGNAVHTALSFDLVGEDVLITGAGPIGIMAAAVAKHVGARYVVITDVNDYRLDLAKKMGATRVVNVASENLKDVMDELGMTEGFDIGLEMSGVPSAFREMLDKMNHGGKIAMLGIPPQSVAVDWNKVIFKGLTIKGVYGREMFETWYKMVSLLQSGLDLSPIITHQFSVDEFAKGFEVMGSGQSGKVLLDWQG, encoded by the coding sequence ATGAAGTCTCTGGCTAAGCTACACAGAGAACCTGGTATTTGGATGACCGACAATCCTGTGCCAGAGATTGGCCCGAACGATTTAATGATTAAAATTCGTAAAACGGCCATTTGTGGCACCGACATGCATATTTTTAATTGGGATGAATGGTCACAGCAGACGATCCCGGTTCCTATGATCGTGGGTCACGAATACGTAGGTGAAGTGGTTGAAATAGGGCAAGAAGTTGCTGGTTTTAAACTAGGTGATCGTGTTTCAGGAGAAGGACACATAACGTGTGGACACTGCAGAAACTGTCGTGCGGGTCGCAGACATTTATGTCGCAACACTACCGGTGTTGGCGTCAATCGACAAGGCTCGTTTGCTGAATACTTAGTGTTGCCTGCGTTTAACGCATTTAAGATACCAGCGAATATTAGCGATGATATGGCTGCTATTTTTGACCCCTTCGGTAACGCAGTGCATACCGCATTGTCATTCGACCTCGTCGGAGAGGATGTATTGATTACGGGCGCTGGGCCGATAGGCATCATGGCAGCTGCGGTTGCAAAGCACGTTGGTGCACGCTATGTGGTTATTACCGATGTGAATGATTATCGCCTCGATTTAGCGAAGAAAATGGGCGCAACACGAGTGGTCAACGTCGCCTCTGAAAACCTAAAGGACGTCATGGACGAACTTGGTATGACGGAAGGTTTTGATATTGGATTAGAAATGTCGGGCGTGCCTTCTGCGTTTCGCGAAATGCTCGATAAAATGAATCACGGTGGCAAAATTGCTATGTTGGGTATTCCACCGCAGAGCGTCGCGGTTGATTGGAATAAAGTGATTTTTAAAGGCTTAACCATTAAAGGCGTTTATGGTCGCGAGATGTTCGAAACATGGTACAAAATGGTAAGCCTGTTGCAAAGTGGTTTAGATTTGAGCCCGATCATTACTCATCAATTTAGTGTTGATGAGTTTGCCAAAGGCTTTGAAGTAATGGGTTCAGGACAAAGCGGAAAAGTTTTATTGGATTGGCAAGGATAG
- a CDS encoding chorismate--pyruvate lyase family protein, with amino-acid sequence MLAPLEKYNTDADTIYAVLDLLYRIKLNFLNHLPQINQFPLGIKATWNQAAQYNIPNQQLADWLLHTGSLTERLQALTHNFEVRVLGQATIDADESEQAALVDYDKHDWQIREVILYGNGKPWVFARSVLPEHLCKTTWATLGNQPLGQRIFNDDNFVRSEFVITQLASNPIASIEDGPLTEHETEVLWGRRSAFQIKDWHLLVAEIFLPDCPSYISESADSLNSSVK; translated from the coding sequence ATGTTAGCGCCTCTGGAGAAGTACAATACGGATGCAGATACAATCTATGCTGTGTTAGACTTATTATATCGGATTAAACTCAATTTTCTAAATCACTTGCCGCAAATAAATCAATTTCCTTTAGGTATTAAGGCTACTTGGAACCAAGCAGCTCAATACAACATTCCCAATCAGCAATTGGCTGACTGGTTACTACATACTGGCTCTTTAACTGAGCGCCTGCAAGCACTTACGCATAACTTTGAGGTAAGAGTTTTAGGCCAAGCAACTATTGATGCCGATGAAAGCGAGCAAGCTGCGCTGGTGGATTACGACAAACACGATTGGCAAATCCGAGAAGTCATTCTATATGGTAACGGTAAACCATGGGTGTTTGCGCGCAGTGTGTTACCTGAGCACTTATGCAAAACGACATGGGCAACGCTGGGCAATCAACCACTTGGGCAACGTATTTTCAATGACGATAACTTTGTACGCAGCGAGTTTGTTATCACACAATTGGCTAGCAATCCGATAGCGAGTATTGAAGACGGCCCGCTCACCGAGCACGAAACAGAAGTTTTATGGGGCCGACGATCTGCGTTTCAAATCAAAGACTGGCATTTACTCGTGGCCGAAATATTCTTACCCGACTGTCCGAGTTATATATCTGAATCAGCCGACTCACTCAATTCGAGTGTTAAATAA
- the ubiK gene encoding ubiquinone biosynthesis accessory factor UbiK: MLDPKKLEEIAKNISDAIPAGVKSMAGEAEGRVKQVLQSQLSKLDLVTREEFDVQNKVLIRTREKLEAMEARIAALEAAKE, from the coding sequence ATGCTCGACCCAAAGAAATTAGAAGAAATAGCGAAGAATATCAGCGATGCCATTCCCGCAGGCGTTAAAAGCATGGCTGGAGAAGCAGAAGGCAGAGTAAAACAGGTACTGCAGTCACAGTTGTCAAAACTTGATTTAGTCACACGCGAAGAGTTTGACGTACAAAACAAGGTATTGATCCGTACGCGAGAAAAATTAGAAGCAATGGAAGCGCGTATTGCTGCACTCGAAGCTGCAAAAGAGTAG
- a CDS encoding flagellar basal body-associated protein FliL: MLKGFLLVSVAVWLLATPELGHAQDEATRPTYAYVGLEPDIVTNYAGDNSNKLGYVRVTIEMMVADPSKILSIEHHMPLLRATAIEVFGAQPEDKIRSLTGREDIRRLLLQKFKDIMKRETGEDVIENIIFTKYLRQGG; this comes from the coding sequence ATGTTAAAAGGGTTTCTGCTCGTAAGTGTGGCAGTGTGGTTGCTAGCAACACCTGAATTGGGCCATGCGCAAGACGAAGCGACAAGGCCAACTTATGCCTACGTAGGCTTAGAGCCTGATATCGTTACCAACTATGCTGGCGACAATTCTAATAAACTTGGTTATGTGCGAGTTACCATCGAAATGATGGTTGCAGATCCGTCGAAAATCCTGAGTATTGAGCATCACATGCCGCTTTTGCGGGCTACTGCTATAGAAGTATTTGGCGCGCAGCCTGAAGATAAAATTCGCTCTCTGACCGGCCGAGAAGATATACGCCGATTGCTACTGCAAAAATTCAAAGATATTATGAAACGCGAAACTGGCGAAGATGTGATTGAAAACATCATCTTCACCAAATATTTACGCCAAGGCGGCTAG